A DNA window from Impatiens glandulifera chromosome 7, dImpGla2.1, whole genome shotgun sequence contains the following coding sequences:
- the LOC124910657 gene encoding protein SOB FIVE-LIKE 5-like isoform X2 encodes MNNGMWDSECSSGCESGWTVYLEQSFMSSPYPSNRGMKKVKQFQEEDEEEDEEIIVAEDMSMVSDASSGPPHFQEHQEEAEEEPVNKRQKSKEKFRRTPDVHPSFLDDTASSPLFDFPQDAVKKKKKNTVEFSQGYSATHFDQERSAYHEQLGFIQYLPNGNQMQQNQWYGTGNMMGMR; translated from the exons ATGAATAATGGGATGTGGGATTCAGAATGTAGCAGTGGGTGTGAGTCTGGTTGGACTGTTTATCTTGAACAATCATTTATGTCATCTCCATATCCTTCAAATCGAGGTATGAAGAAGGTGAAACAGTTTCAAGAagaggatgaagaagaagatgaagaaatcatTGTTGCAGAAGATATGTCAATGGTTTCTGATGCCTCATCAGGACCTCCACATTTTCAAGAACATCAAGAGGAGGCAGAGGAGGAGCCAGTTAATAAAAGGCAGAAAAGTAAAGAGAAATTTCGTCGAACACCTGACGTGCATCCTTCTTTCTTAGATGATACTGCAAGTTCTCCCCTGTTTGACTTTCCCCag GATgcagtgaagaagaagaagaagaacacaGTAGAGTTTTCACAAGGGTATTCTGCAACTCATTTTGATCAG gagAGATCTGCATACCATGAACAACTTGGTTTTATTCAATATCTTCCAAATGGGAATCAAATGCAGCAGAATCA GTGGTATGGAACTGGGAACATGATGGGGATGAGAtga
- the LOC124910657 gene encoding protein SOB FIVE-LIKE 5-like isoform X1: MNNGMWDSECSSGCESGWTVYLEQSFMSSPYPSNRGMKKVKQFQEEDEEEDEEIIVAEDMSMVSDASSGPPHFQEHQEEAEEEPVNKRQKSKEKFRRTPDVHPSFLDDTASSPLFDFPQNNQDAVKKKKKNTVEFSQGYSATHFDQERSAYHEQLGFIQYLPNGNQMQQNQWYGTGNMMGMR, encoded by the exons ATGAATAATGGGATGTGGGATTCAGAATGTAGCAGTGGGTGTGAGTCTGGTTGGACTGTTTATCTTGAACAATCATTTATGTCATCTCCATATCCTTCAAATCGAGGTATGAAGAAGGTGAAACAGTTTCAAGAagaggatgaagaagaagatgaagaaatcatTGTTGCAGAAGATATGTCAATGGTTTCTGATGCCTCATCAGGACCTCCACATTTTCAAGAACATCAAGAGGAGGCAGAGGAGGAGCCAGTTAATAAAAGGCAGAAAAGTAAAGAGAAATTTCGTCGAACACCTGACGTGCATCCTTCTTTCTTAGATGATACTGCAAGTTCTCCCCTGTTTGACTTTCCCCag aaCAATCAGGATgcagtgaagaagaagaagaagaacacaGTAGAGTTTTCACAAGGGTATTCTGCAACTCATTTTGATCAG gagAGATCTGCATACCATGAACAACTTGGTTTTATTCAATATCTTCCAAATGGGAATCAAATGCAGCAGAATCA GTGGTATGGAACTGGGAACATGATGGGGATGAGAtga
- the LOC124909938 gene encoding protein OVEREXPRESSOR OF CATIONIC PEROXIDASE 3-like: MTTTFMASPMSSFNAFLTVRRLPPPSQIGIVSLDFRSYSILPRLSISFARRRNRTDSATTPLPKKKKKEVKDEDQEEVLEPSKPILYHCFVDSGIQFVVLVKDGDEKEDLLKEAFEAFFGDDLENDDSLNEDDISDEELIKLERELKEAFKKYDEEDIIDCTGNEGDNDNNDEEDEFEELLSKLQNWQLHRLAYALKDDSRKTNIKDLADDLCLDQADVLKLLSDPIIMLMTAALPDNLDSTTILDPTQLATTTVSDIETYTPEIYDYEVTHTTLNSEDEEEEVIINVTQTD; the protein is encoded by the exons ATGACGACGACGTTTATGGCTTCGCCGATGTCATCCTTCAATGCTTTCTTAACTGTGAGACGACTGCCTCCTCCATCTCAGATAGGAATAGTGTCGCTTGATTTCAGGTCCTACTCTATCTTACCTCGCTTGTCAATCTCTTTTGCTCGCCGACGAAACCGTACTGATTCTGCAACTACACCATTgccaaagaagaagaagaaggaggtgaAGGATGAGGATCAAGAGGAG GTTTTAGAGCCATCAAAGCCAATCTTGTATCATTGTTTTGTTGATTCTGGCATACAATTTGTTGTGCTTGTGAAGGATGGAGATGAGAAGGAAGATTTGCTAAAAGAAGCTTTTGAAGCATTTTTTGGGGATGATCTTGAAAATGATGATTCATTAAATGAAGATGATATAAGTGATGAAGAACTTATTAAGTTGGAGCGTGAATTGAAGGAGGCATTCAAGAAGTATGATGAAGAAGATATTATCGATTGCACTGGTAACGAAGGTGACAATGATaataatgatgaagaagatgaatttGAAGAATTATTATCGAAGCTACAAAATTGGCAACTCCATAGATTGGCTTATGCTTTAAAGGACGATAGTCGAAAAACCAAT ATAAAAGATCTTGCAGATGATCTATGTCTAGACCAAGCTGATGTTCTCAAATTACTCAGTGATCCAATTATTATGTTGATGACTGCTGCTTTACCCGATAACCTTGATTCAACAACCATCTTGGATCCTACTCAACTCGCAACAACAACAGTCTCGGATATCGAAACTTATACACCAGAAATATATGATTATGAAGTAACCCACACAACATTAAATTCTGAAGATGAGGAGGAGGAAGTGATAATCAATGTTACACAAACCGATTAA
- the LOC124945913 gene encoding cysteine-rich and transmembrane domain-containing protein WIH2, whose product MSHNQPPLGSPQGYVYPPPEGSPKDVNYPPPGYPPQGYPPPQPGYPPQGYPPPQHQGYPPQGYPPQGYPNSSPQGYPPQGYPPQGYPPPPPPQYAAPQYYAPPPPPRQQQSNSGGCFEGCMAALCCCCLMDALF is encoded by the exons ATGAGTCACAATCAGCCCCCACTTGGTTCTCCTCAAG GTTATGTTTATCCCCCTCCAGAAGGAAGTCCAAAAGATGTTAATTACCCTCCACCAGGTTACCCTCCACAAGGATACCCACCTCCTCAACCGGGATATCCTCCACAAGGATACCCTCCTCCACAACATCAGGGTTATCCTCCCCAAGGATACCCTCCTCAAGGTTACCCTAATTCATCTCCTCAAGGATATCCTCCTCAAGGTTACCCTCCTCAGGGAtaccctcctcctcctccacctcaATATGCTGCCCCACAGTACTACGCTCCTCCCCCTCCTCCTCGACAACAACAAAGCAACAGCGGCGGTTGCTTTGAAGGCTG TATGGCTGCATTATGCTGCTGCTGTCTAATGGATGCACTATTTTGA